In Rhizobium sp. N324, a single genomic region encodes these proteins:
- a CDS encoding beta-ketoacyl-ACP synthase: MSKAANDVVISGIGIVTCQGVGKDAHIALLQADKAPKAIVETEKFKPYPVHPLPEIDWSQQIAKRGDQRQMENWQRIGVFAAGLALDDAGFKDDLEACGTMDMIVAAGGGERDINVDTLIVDEALKRNDRELLLNEKLTTELRPTLFLAQLSNLLAGNISIVHKVTGSSRTFMGEEAAGISAVETAFYRIKSGESSHALVGGAFAAERPDMILLTEAIGAHARGDWVPLWSRRPSDGGGMITGSAGAFLVLESRQHAEARGAHIYAVIDAVEGDRGNRNAGNLEVRLERLLAPAAGFAAESTAIFSGSTGMHDLAARERAVLEHQLPGAAIRGFGGVTGHTIETQFTLGLALAALAVDGKAKVPPFDAAHEAPMQAGATAAVVTAVGHQRGEGVAVLSANA; encoded by the coding sequence ATGAGCAAGGCTGCAAACGACGTCGTCATCTCGGGCATCGGCATCGTCACCTGTCAGGGCGTCGGCAAGGATGCGCATATCGCGCTTCTCCAGGCCGACAAAGCTCCGAAGGCAATCGTCGAGACCGAGAAGTTCAAGCCCTATCCGGTGCATCCGCTGCCCGAGATCGACTGGTCGCAGCAGATCGCCAAGCGCGGCGACCAGCGCCAGATGGAAAACTGGCAGCGCATCGGTGTCTTCGCCGCCGGCTTGGCACTCGACGATGCCGGCTTCAAGGACGATCTCGAGGCCTGCGGCACGATGGATATGATCGTGGCGGCCGGCGGCGGCGAGCGCGACATCAATGTCGACACGCTGATCGTCGACGAGGCGTTGAAGCGCAACGACCGTGAATTGCTGCTGAACGAGAAGCTGACGACGGAGCTCAGGCCGACACTGTTCCTCGCCCAGCTTTCCAACCTGCTCGCCGGCAATATCTCGATCGTGCACAAGGTCACCGGCTCGTCCCGCACCTTCATGGGCGAGGAAGCGGCCGGCATTTCAGCTGTCGAGACCGCCTTCTACCGTATCAAGTCAGGCGAATCCTCGCATGCGCTGGTTGGCGGCGCCTTTGCGGCCGAGCGGCCGGATATGATCCTGCTCACCGAAGCGATCGGCGCCCATGCGCGCGGCGACTGGGTGCCGCTTTGGTCCCGCAGACCCAGCGACGGCGGCGGCATGATCACCGGTTCGGCAGGCGCCTTCCTGGTGCTCGAATCGCGTCAGCATGCGGAAGCGCGCGGCGCGCATATCTATGCGGTGATCGACGCGGTCGAAGGCGACCGCGGCAACCGCAATGCCGGCAATCTCGAGGTCCGGTTGGAGCGGCTTTTAGCACCTGCCGCCGGGTTTGCCGCCGAAAGCACGGCGATCTTTTCCGGCTCGACCGGCATGCACGACCTTGCCGCCCGTGAGCGGGCGGTGCTCGAACACCAGCTGCCGGGTGCCGCAATCCGCGGCTTTGGCGGCGTCACCGGCCATACGATCGAGACGCAGTTCACGCTGGGTCTGGCGCTTGCAGCGCTTGCCGTCGACGGCAAGGCCAAGGTTCCGCCCTTCGATGCCGCCCATGAGGCGCCGATGCAGGCAGGCGCCACCGCCGCCGTCGTGACCGCGGTCGGACACCAGCGCGGCGAGGGCGTCGCCGTCCTTTCCGCAAATGCGTGA
- a CDS encoding 3-hydroxyacyl-ACP dehydratase FabZ family protein: MLLEYFQMIDRVEAVDLKKGTLKARSVVPAKSPVFEGHFPGMPLVPGVLLIETMAQASGMLVLAVTDFAAMPFLMTVDGAKMRTFVEPEAVLDIEAVLEHDGSGFAVTKAKITSAGKKVCDAQLKLRTMPFSEVPLGDIVKKRAGEIGLLEAIAAQGVIG, encoded by the coding sequence ATGCTGCTGGAATATTTCCAGATGATTGACCGTGTCGAAGCGGTGGACCTGAAGAAGGGCACGTTGAAGGCGCGATCCGTTGTGCCGGCCAAGAGCCCTGTGTTCGAGGGTCATTTTCCCGGCATGCCGCTCGTTCCCGGCGTGCTTCTGATCGAGACCATGGCGCAGGCCTCCGGCATGCTGGTGCTTGCCGTCACCGATTTTGCCGCCATGCCCTTCCTGATGACGGTCGACGGCGCCAAGATGCGCACCTTCGTCGAGCCGGAAGCCGTGCTCGACATCGAGGCGGTGCTCGAACACGACGGTTCGGGTTTCGCGGTCACCAAGGCTAAAATCACCAGCGCCGGCAAGAAGGTCTGCGATGCGCAGCTGAAGCTTCGCACCATGCCGTTTTCCGAGGTGCCGCTCGGCGATATCGTGAAAAAACGTGCCGGCGAGATCGGGCTTCTCGAAGCGATCGCGGCGCAGGGAGTGATTGGATGA
- a CDS encoding acyl carrier protein encodes MTATFDKVADIIAETSEIDRATITPESHTIDDLGIDSLDFLDIVFAIDKEFGIKIPLEKWTQEVNEGKVSTEEYFVLKNLCAKIDELKAAKA; translated from the coding sequence GTGACCGCTACATTCGATAAAGTTGCCGACATTATTGCAGAAACCAGCGAGATCGACCGCGCGACGATCACGCCGGAGAGCCATACGATCGACGACCTCGGTATCGACAGCCTCGATTTCCTCGACATCGTCTTTGCAATCGACAAGGAATTCGGCATCAAGATTCCGCTCGAAAAGTGGACGCAGGAAGTCAACGAGGGCAAGGTTTCCACCGAAGAATATTTCGTGCTGAAGAATCTCTGCGCCAAGATCGACGAGCTTAAAGCAGCCAAGGCCTGA
- a CDS encoding Crp/Fnr family transcriptional regulator, with protein MDVARSKVSELGTPVACRSCQARHGVVCGALSSSQLQELGRHSLRRKVDAGSEIVAQGAESSFYSNIMRGVVKLCKVMPDGRQQIVGLQFAPDFVGRPFMRESTLSAEAATDAEICVFPRNLLDRMILETPELQRSLHDQALKELDAAREWMLTLGRRTAEEKVASLLHLIATHAEPETATSTAFDLPLSRAEIADFLGLTIETVSRQLTRLRKSGVIRIENIRHIVVPDMDELEKKISG; from the coding sequence ATGGACGTCGCACGCAGTAAGGTTTCCGAGCTCGGCACGCCTGTCGCTTGCCGCTCCTGCCAGGCCCGGCACGGCGTCGTCTGCGGCGCCTTGTCGAGCAGCCAGTTGCAGGAACTCGGCCGCCACTCGCTACGCCGCAAGGTCGATGCCGGTTCGGAAATCGTCGCTCAGGGCGCGGAAAGCTCCTTCTATTCGAACATCATGCGCGGGGTGGTGAAGCTCTGTAAGGTGATGCCGGACGGTCGCCAGCAGATCGTCGGCTTGCAATTCGCCCCCGATTTTGTCGGCAGGCCGTTCATGCGCGAAAGCACGCTGTCGGCCGAGGCTGCGACCGATGCGGAGATCTGTGTCTTCCCCCGCAATCTGCTCGACCGCATGATACTGGAGACGCCGGAGCTGCAGCGCAGCCTGCACGATCAGGCGCTGAAGGAACTGGACGCCGCGCGCGAATGGATGCTGACGCTCGGCCGGCGCACCGCCGAGGAGAAGGTCGCAAGCCTGCTCCACCTCATCGCCACGCATGCCGAGCCGGAAACAGCCACCAGCACCGCCTTCGACCTGCCGCTATCGCGCGCCGAGATCGCCGATTTTCTTGGGCTGACGATCGAAACCGTCAGCCGCCAGTTGACCCGGCTGCGCAAAAGCGGCGTCATCCGCATCGAGAACATCAGACATATCGTCGTCCCCGATATGGATGAGCTGGAAAAGAAAATCAGCGGGTAA
- a CDS encoding L,D-transpeptidase produces the protein MKTILAAAAASLLLQFSPVAAEAATLVANISIGKQTMTVTENGFVKYRWKVSTARNGYVTPTGSWSAKWLSRDHRSRKYDNAPMPYAVFFNGGYAVHATFDLKRLGRPASHGCVRLHPENAAQFFSLARQAGLANTRVVITR, from the coding sequence ATGAAGACGATTTTGGCGGCCGCGGCCGCAAGTTTATTGCTGCAGTTTTCTCCCGTTGCCGCCGAGGCGGCGACGCTGGTCGCCAATATCAGTATCGGCAAGCAGACGATGACCGTCACCGAGAACGGCTTCGTCAAGTATCGCTGGAAGGTTTCGACCGCGCGCAACGGCTATGTCACGCCGACCGGTTCGTGGAGCGCCAAGTGGCTGTCACGCGATCACCGTTCCCGGAAATACGACAATGCGCCGATGCCCTATGCGGTGTTCTTCAACGGCGGTTACGCCGTTCACGCCACCTTCGACCTGAAGCGCCTGGGCCGGCCGGCCTCGCATGGCTGCGTCCGCCTGCATCCCGAGAATGCGGCCCAGTTTTTCTCGCTGGCGCGCCAGGCCGGCCTTGCCAATACCCGTGTGGTGATTACCCGCTGA
- a CDS encoding ECs_2282 family putative zinc-binding protein: protein MTVQVELPCPKCKSTKMKFERAEIRETDIITCAACGHNLGTMASIREKMNKAYQRLNRPSAPRKLQ, encoded by the coding sequence ATGACAGTTCAGGTTGAATTACCGTGCCCGAAGTGCAAGAGCACCAAGATGAAGTTCGAGCGGGCCGAGATCCGCGAGACGGATATCATCACCTGTGCCGCCTGCGGTCACAATCTCGGCACGATGGCCTCGATCCGTGAGAAGATGAACAAGGCCTACCAGCGGCTCAACCGGCCTTCGGCTCCACGCAAGCTCCAGTGA
- the cbiB gene encoding adenosylcobinamide-phosphate synthase CbiB, producing the protein MTIDENLLVLLLALLLDRIAGDPQWLWSRVPHPVVIFGAAISYADQQLNPSSLTGSQRRMNGVAAILALLLLSIAAGFVFDRFFALFGLVGLVLEAGLVAIFLAQKSLADHVAAVAVALRGEGLAGGRNAVSRIVGRDPETLDEPAVCRAAIESLAENFSDGVVAPALCYAVFGLPGLLAYKMLNTADSMIGHRSEKYIDFGWAAARLDDIANWPAARLSILLIAAGAWIRRGMSPCREAIRVAVRDGGLHRSPNSGRPEAAMAGALNVQLAGPRIYGGVVVTEPMINNPGRDVATAGDIEDGVSVFYASCMVLTGLIFGLFLCFL; encoded by the coding sequence ATGACGATCGACGAAAACCTTCTGGTCCTGCTTCTGGCGCTGCTGCTCGACCGGATCGCCGGTGATCCGCAATGGCTGTGGTCGCGCGTGCCGCATCCCGTCGTCATCTTTGGCGCGGCGATCTCTTACGCCGATCAGCAGCTCAATCCCTCAAGCCTTACGGGTTCCCAGCGCCGGATGAACGGCGTTGCGGCGATCCTGGCGCTGCTTCTGCTGTCGATCGCCGCAGGCTTCGTGTTCGACCGGTTCTTCGCGCTCTTCGGGCTTGTCGGCCTCGTGCTGGAGGCCGGCCTGGTGGCGATCTTCCTGGCGCAGAAGAGCCTTGCCGATCACGTCGCGGCAGTCGCTGTGGCCTTGCGCGGCGAGGGGCTTGCCGGCGGCCGGAACGCCGTCTCGCGCATCGTCGGGCGCGATCCCGAGACCCTCGACGAGCCGGCCGTCTGCCGCGCGGCGATCGAAAGCCTGGCGGAAAATTTCTCCGACGGCGTCGTGGCGCCGGCCCTTTGCTATGCCGTCTTCGGCCTGCCGGGCCTGCTCGCCTACAAGATGCTGAACACGGCCGATTCGATGATCGGCCACAGGTCGGAAAAATACATCGATTTCGGCTGGGCCGCGGCCCGGCTCGACGATATCGCCAACTGGCCGGCCGCGCGCCTCTCCATCCTGCTGATCGCCGCCGGCGCCTGGATCCGGCGCGGCATGAGCCCCTGCCGCGAGGCGATCCGGGTGGCGGTGCGCGACGGCGGCCTGCATCGCTCGCCGAATTCCGGCCGGCCGGAGGCGGCAATGGCCGGTGCCCTCAACGTCCAGCTCGCCGGCCCGCGCATCTATGGTGGTGTCGTCGTGACGGAGCCGATGATCAACAATCCCGGCCGCGACGTTGCCACCGCTGGCGACATCGAGGACGGCGTGTCGGTGTTTTATGCCAGCTGCATGGTGCTGACCGGTCTGATCTTCGGGTTGTTTTTGTGTTTTTTGTAG
- a CDS encoding threonine-phosphate decarboxylase — translation MSAPIAHGGGITAAAAGFGGRPEEWLDLSTGINPCPVALPEIPAQAWRRLPDRHLVDEARFAARDHYGSGEILPLPVPGTQSVIQLLPRLLWRERQVAATDDHIAAGDNRVAVTDNRVAVTDNSVAVVAPTYGEYARAFTSAGFAVDAVGDVAEIGAEHRLAVVVNPNNPDGRIWPAEALIALHDSMTAAGGFLVVDEAFGDTDPALSLAARAQELPNLVIFRSFGKFFGLAGLRLGFAIAREDILARFEDWLGPWAVSGPALSIAASLLRSDVSVIRHSLDERSAALQTTLASAGLRIRGGTALFTLVADGRASDIYTHLCRHHILVRKFDYAPDWLRFGLTPDAAADRRLGEALQGFER, via the coding sequence ATGAGCGCGCCGATTGCCCATGGCGGCGGCATCACCGCAGCCGCCGCCGGCTTCGGCGGCAGACCGGAAGAGTGGCTCGACCTTTCCACCGGCATCAATCCCTGTCCCGTCGCTCTGCCCGAGATCCCGGCACAGGCCTGGCGCCGACTACCGGACAGGCATCTCGTCGATGAGGCACGGTTTGCGGCCCGCGACCATTATGGCAGCGGCGAGATCTTGCCGCTGCCGGTGCCCGGAACGCAATCGGTGATCCAGCTTCTACCACGCCTGCTTTGGCGGGAAAGGCAGGTTGCCGCGACGGACGATCATATCGCCGCTGGGGACAACAGGGTTGCCGTGACGGACAACAGGGTTGCAGTGACGGACAACAGCGTTGCCGTGGTAGCGCCGACCTATGGCGAATATGCGCGCGCTTTTACATCGGCTGGTTTTGCCGTCGATGCGGTCGGCGATGTCGCCGAGATCGGGGCGGAGCATCGGCTAGCCGTCGTCGTCAATCCGAACAATCCAGACGGCAGGATCTGGCCGGCCGAAGCGCTGATTGCCCTGCACGACAGCATGACGGCGGCAGGCGGATTTCTCGTCGTCGACGAGGCTTTCGGTGATACCGATCCGGCGCTGAGCCTCGCGGCCCGCGCGCAAGAACTTCCCAACCTGGTTATCTTCCGCTCCTTCGGAAAGTTTTTCGGGCTTGCCGGCCTGCGGCTGGGGTTTGCGATTGCGCGCGAGGATATTCTCGCGCGTTTCGAGGACTGGCTCGGCCCCTGGGCGGTCTCCGGCCCGGCGCTGTCGATTGCCGCCTCGCTGCTGCGTTCCGACGTCTCCGTGATTCGTCACTCTCTCGATGAACGCAGCGCCGCCCTGCAGACGACGCTGGCCTCGGCCGGATTGCGGATCAGGGGAGGGACGGCATTGTTCACCCTAGTTGCCGATGGCAGGGCGAGTGACATTTACACGCATCTTTGCCGGCATCATATTCTCGTCCGCAAGTTCGATTATGCGCCGGATTGGCTGCGTTTCGGCCTGACGCCGGATGCGGCGGCGGACAGACGGCTTGGTGAAGCTCTTCAGGGATTTGAGCGATGA
- a CDS encoding cobyrinate a,c-diamide synthase, producing the protein MSGLLIAAPSSGAGKTTVTLGLLRALRRRGVAVAPGKAGPDYIDPAFHAAASGTPCLNFDPWAMRPELISANAALHRSGDRILVIEAMMGLFDGAADGKGTAADLAAQLGLSVVLVVDASRMSQSVAPLVSGFAGFRADVRVAGVILNKVGSERHEAMLRQALEAIRMPVVAVIGNDKAISLPERHLGLVQAGEHATLENFIDHAADAVSEECNFEFLLRIARQGLNRPSAANIDRLMPIGARIAVARDVAFAFSYEHMLLGWRRRGADISFFSPLADEAPAGDADAIYLPGGYPELHAGQLSQAQIFRAGMLDAAARGIRIYGECGGYMMLGDGLIDATGKRHEMLGLLPVVTSYAERRRHLGYRRVTPLDGAFFARTMTAHEFHYSTVVSEGEGKRLFTAQDALGTDLGAVGLRRGQVAGSYMHLIDLARAAA; encoded by the coding sequence ATGAGCGGCCTCCTGATCGCAGCCCCTTCCTCCGGCGCCGGCAAGACGACGGTGACGCTTGGGCTGCTGCGGGCGCTGCGCCGGCGCGGCGTCGCGGTCGCACCTGGCAAGGCCGGCCCCGATTACATCGACCCCGCCTTCCATGCGGCGGCGAGCGGCACGCCTTGTCTGAATTTCGATCCCTGGGCGATGCGGCCGGAGCTGATCTCGGCCAATGCTGCCCTTCACCGCTCTGGCGACCGCATCCTGGTCATCGAGGCGATGATGGGTCTGTTCGACGGAGCGGCCGACGGAAAGGGGACGGCGGCCGATCTTGCCGCCCAGCTCGGCCTTTCCGTGGTGCTCGTCGTCGACGCTTCGCGCATGTCGCAATCGGTGGCGCCGCTGGTGTCAGGCTTTGCCGGCTTCCGCGCCGATGTCCGCGTTGCCGGCGTCATCCTCAACAAGGTCGGCAGCGAACGGCATGAGGCGATGCTGCGCCAGGCACTGGAAGCGATCCGCATGCCCGTTGTCGCCGTGATCGGCAACGACAAGGCGATTTCCCTGCCGGAGCGCCATCTCGGTCTCGTCCAGGCCGGCGAGCACGCGACGCTCGAGAATTTCATCGATCATGCGGCGGACGCCGTGTCCGAGGAATGCAATTTCGAATTCCTGCTGCGCATTGCCAGGCAGGGGCTCAATCGGCCGTCGGCCGCCAATATCGATCGGCTGATGCCGATCGGCGCCCGCATCGCCGTGGCGCGCGACGTCGCCTTCGCCTTTTCCTACGAGCATATGCTGCTTGGGTGGCGCCGCCGCGGGGCTGATATTTCCTTCTTCTCGCCGCTTGCCGACGAGGCGCCGGCCGGTGACGCCGATGCGATCTATCTGCCGGGCGGTTATCCCGAGCTGCATGCGGGGCAGCTCTCTCAAGCGCAGATTTTCCGTGCCGGCATGCTCGATGCGGCGGCGCGCGGCATCCGGATCTATGGCGAGTGCGGCGGATACATGATGCTCGGCGATGGGCTGATCGATGCGACAGGCAAGCGCCACGAAATGCTCGGCCTGCTGCCTGTCGTCACCAGTTATGCCGAGCGCCGGCGCCATCTCGGCTATCGCCGTGTGACGCCGCTCGACGGCGCCTTCTTCGCGCGGACGATGACGGCGCATGAATTCCACTATTCCACCGTTGTCTCCGAGGGTGAGGGAAAGCGGCTGTTTACAGCGCAGGATGCGCTGGGAACCGATCTCGGTGCTGTCGGGCTGCGCCGCGGCCAGGTGGCGGGATCCTATATGCACCTGATCGACCTTGCGAGAGCGGCCGCATGA
- the cobA gene encoding uroporphyrinogen-III C-methyltransferase, which translates to MLNSQLSHLPALEPGSVWLVGAGPGDPGLLTLLAAKGLSQADVIVHDALVNEECLALARPEVVVEYAGKRGGKPSAIQRDISLRLVELARAGKRVLRLKGGDPFVFGRGGEEALMLVEHNIPFRIVPGITAGIGGLAYAGIPVTHRDINHAVTFVTGHDSSGIVPDRIDWEAIGRGSPVIVMYMAMKHIAEISARLIAAGRHASEPVAFVCNAATGRQQVLETTLGEAAEAVAAAGLEPPAVVVVGEVVRLRASLDWLGALAGRRLQPDPFRQAGKVPV; encoded by the coding sequence ATGTTGAATAGCCAACTCTCCCATCTTCCGGCGCTGGAGCCGGGCAGCGTCTGGCTCGTCGGCGCCGGTCCCGGCGATCCAGGCCTCCTGACCCTGCTTGCCGCCAAGGGGCTTTCCCAGGCTGACGTCATCGTGCATGACGCGCTGGTCAACGAGGAATGCCTGGCGCTGGCGCGGCCGGAGGTGGTGGTGGAATATGCGGGAAAACGAGGCGGCAAGCCTTCGGCGATACAGCGCGACATTTCTCTGAGGCTGGTGGAGCTGGCGCGTGCCGGCAAGCGGGTGCTGCGGCTGAAAGGCGGCGATCCCTTCGTCTTCGGCCGCGGCGGCGAGGAAGCGCTGATGCTGGTCGAGCATAACATCCCCTTCCGCATCGTGCCCGGCATCACCGCCGGCATTGGCGGGCTCGCCTATGCCGGCATCCCGGTGACACATCGCGACATCAACCATGCCGTCACCTTCGTCACCGGCCACGATTCTTCCGGCATCGTGCCCGACCGGATCGACTGGGAGGCGATCGGCCGCGGCTCGCCCGTTATCGTCATGTATATGGCGATGAAACATATCGCCGAGATCAGCGCCCGGCTGATCGCCGCCGGCCGGCACGCCTCCGAACCCGTCGCTTTCGTCTGTAACGCCGCCACCGGCCGGCAGCAGGTGCTGGAAACCACGCTGGGCGAGGCAGCCGAGGCGGTCGCTGCCGCCGGGCTCGAACCGCCGGCCGTGGTCGTCGTCGGCGAGGTGGTGCGGCTCAGGGCCTCGCTCGACTGGCTCGGCGCGCTCGCCGGCCGGCGTTTGCAGCCCGATCCGTTCCGCCAGGCGGGCAAGGTGCCGGTATGA
- a CDS encoding nucleoside hydrolase, giving the protein MHKVIYDTDPGVDDAMALLFLHRHLEIDLIGITTVFGNASVETTTRNALFLKREWNIPAPVAKGASVTIDPSRAEREWPSMVHGDNGLGDIAVPETIDLPLDPRPAHRFIIDTVRAHPGEVRLVAVGRMTNLARALKEDPEIARLVKDVVIMGGNFYVPGNVSPVAEANIHGDPEAADIVMTAPWKVTVIGLDVTSITTMSRSYLGEMAARGDGAVKLLDALSQSYIDFYKHAVEDGMMVHDSCASVYVVAPELFSSISGAVRVVCGGIADGQTIVKPDGRRFPPGDWDGLPSQVVCTGIESEKVINLIRDTLLTV; this is encoded by the coding sequence ATGCACAAGGTCATTTATGACACTGACCCGGGCGTCGACGACGCTATGGCGCTTCTTTTCCTGCACCGCCATCTTGAAATCGATCTGATCGGCATCACCACGGTATTCGGCAATGCCTCGGTGGAGACGACGACGCGCAATGCGCTCTTCCTCAAGCGCGAATGGAATATCCCGGCACCTGTCGCCAAAGGCGCCAGTGTCACCATCGACCCCTCGCGCGCCGAGCGGGAATGGCCTTCCATGGTGCATGGCGACAACGGTCTCGGCGATATCGCGGTGCCTGAGACGATCGACCTGCCGCTCGATCCGCGCCCGGCACATCGCTTCATCATCGACACGGTCCGCGCCCATCCGGGCGAGGTCCGCCTGGTGGCCGTCGGCCGGATGACCAATCTGGCGCGGGCACTGAAGGAAGACCCGGAGATTGCGCGCCTGGTCAAGGACGTCGTCATCATGGGCGGTAATTTCTACGTGCCGGGCAATGTCTCGCCGGTCGCAGAGGCCAATATCCACGGCGATCCCGAAGCTGCCGACATCGTCATGACCGCGCCCTGGAAGGTCACCGTCATCGGCCTCGACGTCACCTCGATCACCACGATGAGCCGCAGCTATCTCGGCGAAATGGCGGCCAGGGGCGACGGGGCGGTGAAGCTGCTCGACGCGCTGTCGCAGTCTTACATCGATTTTTACAAGCATGCGGTCGAAGACGGCATGATGGTGCATGACAGCTGCGCTTCAGTCTATGTCGTGGCGCCGGAGCTGTTCTCGTCGATATCGGGTGCGGTGCGCGTTGTCTGCGGCGGCATTGCCGACGGCCAGACCATCGTCAAGCCGGACGGCCGCCGTTTCCCGCCGGGCGACTGGGACGGCCTGCCCAGTCAGGTCGTCTGCACCGGCATCGAATCGGAGAAGGTCATCAATCTCATCCGCGATACGCTGCTTACGGTTTGA
- a CDS encoding cobalamin biosynthesis protein produces the protein MSDIPFDTVRPFDTVRRHVLGLGCERGTAPAELLALAIAALEAAGIGKGDLAAIASIDSRRQEPAILAVAVHFAVPVLFFDAPRLEEETPRLKNPSDIVFARVGCHGVAESAALAAIGPDAEFLLGKIKSAHATAAIARIGLQKG, from the coding sequence ATGAGTGACATTCCCTTCGATACGGTTAGGCCCTTCGATACGGTCAGGCGCCACGTGCTCGGGCTCGGCTGCGAGCGCGGGACGGCGCCGGCCGAACTGCTGGCCCTGGCCATTGCCGCGCTTGAGGCGGCTGGTATCGGCAAGGGGGATCTCGCGGCTATCGCTTCCATCGATAGCCGCAGGCAGGAGCCGGCCATTCTTGCCGTCGCCGTGCATTTTGCGGTGCCCGTATTGTTCTTCGATGCGCCGCGGCTGGAAGAGGAAACGCCGCGGCTCAAAAATCCTTCAGATATCGTCTTTGCCCGCGTCGGCTGCCACGGCGTGGCGGAATCGGCGGCACTGGCGGCCATCGGCCCGGATGCGGAATTCTTGCTCGGCAAGATCAAATCCGCGCATGCGACGGCGGCGATTGCCCGCATCGGGTTGCAGAAAGGCTGA
- a CDS encoding TSUP family transporter — protein sequence MPDIALHLLLLLCAAAFFAGFVDSIAGGGGLITVPAMLIAGIPPLQTLGTNKVQSIFGAASATLAYARKGHVQLHEQLPMALMAVMGGALGAALATIVPGQMLQAIMPVLLLSIAIFFAVKPNLNDVDTHRRITPFAFGLTLVPAIGLYDGVFGPGTGSFFMLAFVTLAGFGVLKATAHTKLLNLGSNLGALIVFASFGAILWKIGLLMGVCQFLGAQLGSRLAMRIGAKLIKPLLVIVCVALAVKLLADPANPLRVWLGV from the coding sequence TTGCCTGACATTGCCCTTCATCTGCTTCTGCTGCTCTGCGCGGCAGCCTTCTTTGCCGGTTTCGTCGATTCGATTGCCGGCGGCGGCGGTCTCATCACCGTTCCCGCCATGCTGATCGCCGGCATTCCGCCGCTCCAGACGCTTGGCACCAACAAGGTGCAGTCGATCTTCGGCGCCGCTTCGGCAACACTCGCCTATGCCCGCAAGGGCCATGTGCAGCTTCACGAACAGCTGCCGATGGCGCTGATGGCGGTCATGGGCGGGGCGCTAGGCGCTGCCCTTGCCACGATCGTGCCCGGACAGATGCTGCAAGCGATCATGCCGGTGCTGCTGCTGTCGATCGCGATCTTCTTTGCCGTCAAACCGAACCTCAACGACGTCGACACCCATCGCCGCATCACGCCCTTCGCCTTCGGCCTGACGCTGGTCCCGGCCATCGGCCTCTATGACGGGGTCTTCGGCCCCGGCACCGGTTCCTTCTTCATGCTCGCCTTCGTCACGCTCGCGGGCTTCGGCGTGCTGAAGGCGACCGCCCACACCAAGCTCCTCAATCTCGGCTCGAATCTCGGCGCGCTGATCGTCTTCGCAAGCTTCGGCGCGATACTCTGGAAGATCGGCCTGTTGATGGGCGTTTGCCAGTTCCTCGGCGCGCAGCTCGGTTCGCGGCTCGCCATGCGGATCGGCGCAAAGCTGATCAAGCCGCTGCTGGTGATCGTCTGCGTCGCCCTTGCCGTCAAACTGCTCGCCGACCCGGCAAATCCGCTGCGCGTCTGGCTCGGCGTCTAG
- the cobO gene encoding cob(I)yrinic acid a,c-diamide adenosyltransferase, which translates to MTDEIPDNETAKDDARHAEKMAKKKAARDKIMATKTDGKGLIIVHTGKGKGKSSAAFGMIFRHIAHGKPSAVVQFIKGAMWTGERDLIETHFSDLCQFHTMGEGFTWETQDRARDVAAASAAWEKAKELIRDERNSMVLLDEINIALRYDYLDINEVVEFLKSEKPAMTHVVLTGRNAKEELIEIADLVTEMELVKHPFRSGIKGQPGVEF; encoded by the coding sequence ATGACTGACGAGATCCCGGACAACGAAACGGCCAAGGACGATGCGCGCCATGCCGAGAAGATGGCGAAGAAGAAGGCCGCGCGCGACAAGATCATGGCGACCAAGACCGATGGCAAGGGGCTGATCATCGTCCATACCGGCAAGGGCAAGGGCAAATCATCGGCTGCCTTCGGCATGATTTTCCGCCACATCGCTCATGGCAAACCGTCTGCCGTCGTGCAGTTCATCAAGGGCGCGATGTGGACCGGCGAGCGGGATCTGATCGAGACGCATTTTTCCGATCTCTGCCAGTTCCACACCATGGGCGAGGGTTTCACCTGGGAAACGCAGGACCGCGCCCGCGACGTCGCTGCGGCTTCTGCTGCCTGGGAGAAGGCCAAGGAACTGATCCGCGACGAACGCAATTCCATGGTGCTGCTCGACGAAATCAACATCGCGCTGCGTTACGACTATCTCGATATCAACGAGGTCGTCGAATTCCTGAAGAGCGAGAAGCCCGCCATGACGCATGTCGTGCTGACCGGGCGCAACGCCAAAGAGGAATTGATCGAGATCGCCGATCTGGTGACGGAGATGGAACTCGTCAAGCATCCTTTCCGCTCCGGCATCAAGGGCCAGCCGGGCGTTGAATTCTGA